CCGCCATGGCCGCCAGTTTCATCTGTGTGCACCCGTTGGGCATCGCCGGCCTGATGCTCAATGCGAAGCTCGGATTCCCGGCGGCACTGGCCGCTGACATGGCTTTCTGGCCCGGCGATGTGCTCAAGAACCTGCTCGCGGCAGCCGTGGGAGTCAGTGTCTTCACGGCCTTCCCCCGACTGGCAACAAAGAGCCGCTGATGGTTCAGATCCGCCTGCGGGACGTTTCAGTGCTCCGCTCCCCCGACCCGTCGTCCACACCCAACACCGGCGACCCTGCTGCCGCCAGCACCCCCGGTCCGATCCTGCACCCCGTGAACCTGGATCTGGACGAGTCCCGGATCGCCGTCATCGGCGCCAACGGCTCCGGAAAATCGACTCTTCTGAAACTGCTCAACGGACTGCTGACTCCGGACACCGGGACGGTAACCGTGGACGGCCTGGATACGGTGTGCCAGGGCAGCCGGGTCCGCCGGCGGGTGGGGTTTGTTTTCACGGATCCCCTCTCCCAGCTGGTCATGCCAACAGGGCGCGACGACGTCGAACTCTCGCTGCGCGCGTCCATCCGTAAGCGGTCGGAGCGGCGAGCTGCGGCAGAAGACAGGTTGGCCGCCTTCGGACTGCTGGGCCTGGCGGACCGGAGCATCTATGACCTCTCCGGCGGGGAACGCCAGCTCATGGCGCTGGCGTCAGTGCTGGCCGTTGAACCGGATGTCCTGATAGCTGATGAACCCAGCACGCTGCTGGACCTGCGCAATACCGCCGCGCTCCGCCGGATCCTTTCCGGGTTGCCGCAGCAGATCATCTACACAACCCATGACCTGGACTTCGCCGCAGATGCGGAACGGATCCTGGTAGTTGAGGACGGCAGGATCGTGTTCGACGGCGCCCCCGGGCCTGCGCTGGCCGCCTACCGTGCGCTGGCGCTGGGTTCCGGCAGCGGACCGGCCGTGCGGGGCACGCCGTGAGGAGGCCGCAGTGAGGGGTTCGGCTCACCTGCTCGGCGCCTACCGGGCCGGACGCTCCCCCGTGCACCGGGCGCCGCTGGGCCTGAAGGCTGCCGCCGTCGTCGTAATGTCCGCGGTTGTTCTCGCCTTTCGTTCGCTGCCGGTGCTGGGGGCAGCTCTCCTGCTGGTCCTCGGGGCGTACGCCGCGGCGCGGCTGCTCCCGGAATCGTGGCGTCCCCTGAAGCTGATGTGGCCGGTCCTGCTGCTGCTGGGCGCTTTCCAAATGTGGTCCAACGGTGCCGCCGCGGCACTGCTGGTGGTGGGAAACATTGTGGCCTGCGTGGCTGCCGCCCGGCTGTTGACCCTCACCACGCCCCTGCAGGACCTTCTGGACGGACTCGTGGCGCTGGCGGGGCCGTTCCGCTTCCTTGGAGCAGATCCGGAGCGTTTCGGACTGACGCTGGCCCTCATGCTGCGCAGTATTCCGTTCCTGCTCGGCTCGGCCCGGGATGTTCGCCACTCCGCTATGGCGCGCGGCCTGGAGCGCAACCCCCGTGCCCTCACCGTTCCCGTGGTGATCAGGGCTGTGGCCTACGCCCAGCAAACAGGCGACGCCCTGGCCGCCCGCGGCATCGGGGAGGCAGCCGATCCTCCGGTGCCTGAACGCAAGCATGCTGAGGGTCGGGGATAATCGGAGCATGAGTTTTAACGAAAATGCGCGATTGGACTCCTCCCGTGTCAGCGACCGGCGGGGCAAGGGCAAAGGTATTGCTGTAGGCGGCGGGCTCGGCGGAGGACTCATCCTCATCCTGTCGCTGATCTTCGGCTCGGATGTGGTGGACGGTCTCGGCCTCAGCGACGGCGGCAGCCCCGCCGGAGCGGGCTCCGGTTATTCCGAGAGCATCTCCGAATGCCTGGACGGAGCCGACGCGAACGAACGCCTCGACTGCCGGATTGTGGGAACAGCCGAGAGCCTGGACAGCTTCTGGGGTCCGGCCCTGGCTGCGGAGGGGCTTTCCTACTCCGAACCGGGTGTTGCGCTCTTCAGCGGACGCACCGACACCGGGTGCGGGTCCGCGACCAGCGCAGTGGGTCCCTTCTACTGCCCCGCTGATGAGCAGACCTACTATGACACTGCATTCTTCGACGAACTCGTGGCTCAGTATGGTGCCTCCGGCGGCCCGCTGGCGCAGGAGTACGTGGTGGCCCATGAGTTTGGGCACCACATCCAGAACCTGACCGGCGTCCTGGGCGCCTCGGCATCCGATCCGCGCGGTGCTGATTCTGCCGCGGTGCGGACCGAGCTGCAGGCGGACTGCTATGCGGGGCTGTGGGCGGGCAATGCCGCTTCGGTGCCGGCCCCGGGCAGCACCGAGCCCTTCCTGGCGGAGCTGACGGCAACGGATGTGCAGGACGCCCTCTCTGCCGCCTCCGCCATCGGCGATGACCGGATCCAGTCCAAGGCCACCGGCCAGGTGAATCCGGAGAGCTGGACGCACGGCTCCGGCGACCAGCGGCAGGCCTGGTTCATGCAGGGTTACGACGGCGGCAGCATCGCCTCCTGCGACACGTTCAGCGCCCCGGATCTGGACAACCCCTAGCCGTCTCTTCGGTTGGACCCCTCACGGAACCGGGCCAGTTCCTGCCGCAGATCGGTTCCGGGGTTGAAATGCACCGTGTGCAGACCCAGCGCCCGGGCCGCCTCGATGTTGCGGACGTTGTCATCAATGAAGACAACGTCCGCCGGGGCCGCTCCCAGCTTGTCCAGGACATGCGCGAAGATCCGGCGGTCAGGCTTGATCATTCCCAGCGGTCCACTGAAAAAGGTGTGCGCGAAGCGGGCAGGCCACGCCGCTTCCCGAAGGTACCGGGCGGACATCCCGGCCGGCATGTTGGAGAGCAGCGC
This genomic interval from Arthrobacter sunyaminii contains the following:
- a CDS encoding energy-coupling factor ABC transporter ATP-binding protein yields the protein MVQIRLRDVSVLRSPDPSSTPNTGDPAAASTPGPILHPVNLDLDESRIAVIGANGSGKSTLLKLLNGLLTPDTGTVTVDGLDTVCQGSRVRRRVGFVFTDPLSQLVMPTGRDDVELSLRASIRKRSERRAAAEDRLAAFGLLGLADRSIYDLSGGERQLMALASVLAVEPDVLIADEPSTLLDLRNTAALRRILSGLPQQIIYTTHDLDFAADAERILVVEDGRIVFDGAPGPALAAYRALALGSGSGPAVRGTP
- a CDS encoding energy-coupling factor transporter transmembrane component T, producing the protein MRGSAHLLGAYRAGRSPVHRAPLGLKAAAVVVMSAVVLAFRSLPVLGAALLLVLGAYAAARLLPESWRPLKLMWPVLLLLGAFQMWSNGAAAALLVVGNIVACVAAARLLTLTTPLQDLLDGLVALAGPFRFLGADPERFGLTLALMLRSIPFLLGSARDVRHSAMARGLERNPRALTVPVVIRAVAYAQQTGDALAARGIGEAADPPVPERKHAEGRG
- a CDS encoding neutral zinc metallopeptidase — encoded protein: MSFNENARLDSSRVSDRRGKGKGIAVGGGLGGGLILILSLIFGSDVVDGLGLSDGGSPAGAGSGYSESISECLDGADANERLDCRIVGTAESLDSFWGPALAAEGLSYSEPGVALFSGRTDTGCGSATSAVGPFYCPADEQTYYDTAFFDELVAQYGASGGPLAQEYVVAHEFGHHIQNLTGVLGASASDPRGADSAAVRTELQADCYAGLWAGNAASVPAPGSTEPFLAELTATDVQDALSAASAIGDDRIQSKATGQVNPESWTHGSGDQRQAWFMQGYDGGSIASCDTFSAPDLDNP